TGCAGGGAGGGACACAGAAATAAAGACTGCTGTATATTTGCGTGCAGCTGCTGAAAGACTGAGACAGCGATGCATGCGTGTAGGACCGGTGCATGCGTGTTTGTATGCCTGAGACGTGAGAGAGGGACGGACAGGACTAGAAACACCTTTATCATTCATCCTCATCAGACCTCGACAATCATGTCTGTACACAGACATCCACACAAACACGCCTTAAACTCTAAATGGAGCTCCACATGCAAGACAGCAGATCAGAGCAGGGAGTAGAGACAGATGAAGGTGTGACAGGGAGGATACGTGTAGCAGGTCGCCACTtacatgcctgtgtgtgtgtgtgcgtgtgtgtgtgtgtggctgtgtgcatgtgtgtagatGAGGGGTTGGAAGGGGAGGTGGGGTGTAACAGTTATATATGTCATCACTTACCAAATGAAACAGGAGGGCTGCGTTAATCAGAGGGTGAACACACAGTTAGACAATAGATACATCCCTTGTCAATGTGTATGTGACTACAGGTGCGTACCTTACTACACACCATGTGCAAAATATATGTTTAAGTGAAGTGTGCAACCAGCATTTATTGGGCTACTATGACACAATGACACACTTCTTGCTAGAAGCTGTGTAGGAAAACTTAGCCACTTGCAGACAAAGACACTTGCCAAGGTTAAACTAGAATAGTTCTCTGACAGTGTTATGACAGGCAGCCTTGTTTCTCTCTCCCAAGAGCTGGAAAAGTTACATAGCAGGTGGCAACACTCAAAATTTTGTGTTACAGtgtacagtcacacacaaaacctACCCACTGAGGTTTTAAGGGGAGCCatgttgggttttattttttactcaattaataaaataacaaatgctTAAAAGTAAACTGCAGGAAATTAATAagtagtggctgaagcaaataatagataattaaataaatacattagataAAGAGCAGACAGATAGTGGACCAGTAGTTACCAGACTAACTTCACGGCATTTGGGAGAtatgtttttcttatttatggCCTTCCCGGTctatatgtttatcttatccttgaGGGTTTTCCCAAAACATATACATCTGTGTCTAAGGAGGGTGTGTATAGGTCACTGCACCCTGTTGCAAGTAGAATAAAACTGCCATGTCATGATTAGGGAcatgtgtttcttttacagagcttttattgctgattggaaGAAGCTCGTGCCATGAGGCCGCAACCAGCCATTGGACAAACCAATCTGAGAAGGCCGagtctaaaccacggctctctccatctgttctGAACTGATAGTGTTTCTAGATAGTAGTAGTATAAAGTAGTATAAAGTTTTCTGTTTAGCTTAGAATCTGTGCCCTTTTGGGAGGGGAGTCACAGCCAGCTGTTTGGATGGCCTGTGATTTCCTGAACCAAAAGTGCCCGTGTACATGtgatatcttctgattctttaatatatgaaatgttttacttttaaacTAAAGTGATTTAAATATCTTacttcacacaaaaaaaacaaacaaaaaaaaaaaaacatgacttaaCAGCCAATACCCTTTTCGTGTGTGTGGCTGTTTCCTAATCATGtgtacacaaaacaaacaatcacaGTACCGCTACCTCATCACAAATAAACCAAGACAACACTATGAGGCAAGCATCACGTCCAGCACGAGCTAACAGGACACACGCACGTTTATACAGAGTCCTTCTAGAAGTCAGGCCCCTGCTCAACTTTTGACAAGTCAGTaaatcacagacagacacacatacacatacatatacacacacacacacacacacacaccatacaaGACAGCTACTGGACAGAGCTCTATATGGATACTACGGTGCTAATAACGCTCAAAAAAATGTGATAGTGGTATCAATCTTGTGAGGTTCTcccacagacacatttttatcaatcctttaaaaacatttacacactCACATATATGTACTGTAAGCCATCTACTACAACAACAGAAAttaacagcagcacaaaggTATATCTGACTCCCTGTTTTCAACTCATGATATCAGAGGACGTGTGTGTGAGACTTGCAGGCAGGTGGCGACTGCTGCAAAACCCAAGAGTGCATTTCCACCTCTGTGGAAAAGACTGAATCCTTAAGCATCATACTCCAAAGCAAGTTGTGTTACCATTTCATAAACGCTCAAACAGTTCACGTCATTGAAAACAGGGAAACAGAGCCATGTTTGAAGAAAGGACACAACAATAAACATACTGTACTTGACTGTTTTCCCCATTTTATAGGTATACCGAGGTTATTTGCTGTGCCCTGTAAATATAAATGCAGGTTAAATAACTAACTGAACTAGTGACGAACAGAAGCTGTGTACCCAGGCCTCTGGACACACTGagcattaaattaaatgaagaCATGAGGCTGCATCAGTGGTTAGAAAAGTACacctggaattttttttaaactttgcaaTCAAAGTTAGTGAAAAGTTTATTACAGCCACTTGCCCCCCAGTAAAGTGGAACTATTATGTTCATTTCAGCCCAAGGAGAAGAAGCATGGCAtgattctttatttttcttacacTGGTGCTTGATGCAGCCCCTCAGTACATCCAGGTGTCAAAATACCCATCTTAGTTACCATTCCTTGTCAGATTTTTTGCAGTGAGCTGGGTCTCACCTCCACTAATTTTAGTCATTAAACTGGAGCACTGTGTATGTGCTGTTGATGCcgttatctgacaaataacacAGCTTTTTGGGTCGTGCAGTACAGTCTTTCCAAAAAGTTTGAGCTTCAGTTTTGTTGAGTCATACACTAATATTTTATTAGGCTATAATTTAACACTAATTAGcagtagagtgtgtgtgtgtgttgcaccaGTACAGTTTCTAGCCATAGCTGCTAACTTAGCATACATTCTTATTGTCCAAGTAAGGtcatttctggctccaaaacACCAACATGGTGGCCGCCAAAATGCTaacattaaagatttaaaatgccAAAACTAGTGACTGATGTCATCATGTCtgtctttcatatacagtctatggtttgAGCCTAAAACAAAACCTGGCAGCATGAACATTCACAGAAATGACGAGTACCATCTCTCTGTATCAGTAAATATTAAAGTTATTATCTGCCTTCTGTGGGACATAATTTTGTATTCAATCTTTGAATCACCTTGGTCTATAAAGGTGTATAAAGCAATGTCTACTTATATGTCACTTTTAAAAGGTGTATATGAGGAAAATGCACTAAACAGCTGACTAAAGTGAAAAACCTTAGCTGGGAGAAAAAGTGGAAGATAATGTACTGAGTTAACATCCCCGTCACTGTCGCTTACAACTGCTACAACACATAAAATGGCTTTCAAGAACAAGCCACTTTTTACAGGACAAACTTGAAAGTTTTAAAGGTGGATATTCTTTTCTATCTGCTGTTGTTTGGCTTTATTTACAATCATTTTATTGTATATCAACTACCTCTATCTTTATGGTGTCCATGGGTGCCAGCATGAgactgtgtctgtgttcatATCAGCAAATTTCCAAAATTtcaaataagacaaaaacagtatAAAGCTGAAGGATGCAGAGGAATATCTGCCATTCAGCAGCAAAGTAAATTTACAAATTTATAAACCACTTTCTCACACTCAATTGCACTTGCAACTAAAGATTCTcctaatatatatttttgggttttttttaatatagttttGACATATAGTTTTTTGTTAGGACAAAGAAAGCTCCGAGGggtggaaaacaaacaaactggacaaagaaatcattaaattgAGCCAATCTGAAGCAATTTCAGGAAATAAAGTGAATGTCTACACTTCACAGTTCCAGAAGATTTTTGAGAAAGCTGTATGCACGCAAACCCATTACGAAGGCTAACAGGAAGGTGTGTTTCATGCACCATGCATAGAGAAACACCTACTGCTGTTTAAAGTCAGCAATTTTATACTTTGTCTATAAATCATCAGTTTGGTCCACCAGATGAGATGAATCAACATAAGATTAGGAGGACTGGACAAAACATCTTCCACTGATATTTCACGGGAATGTACTTCACAGAGCCTACACACTTACTTTGTGACTAGATCGACAGCTTATCAACTGTTAGTTGGCTGTAGTTGtacatttaaattattaaatgcatttgGCAAACTTAACAAATAAGACAGCTGAAATCTCAAATTTGCCATTTGGGCTCAatatatttttgcagttttatcttCTGTAAATGGGCAAAGACAGACAAAACACCCATTTATTATATATGCTGATACTTACTCCATCTTCCTCTCTGTATGGGTTCAGACGGTTGTATACTGCTTCAATAACACTGCGTCTGCAGGAGGAACacatacaaaaatgtaatgagGTATTGGTTAGAACTACCTATCAAAGCTATAAAAGAGTGGAAAACTAGTTAGAGTAAGGTGTcgctgttaaaaaataaatccatctTGATTATATTGCAACAATTTTATAATTACCATTGTCTGGGAACATAAGCCACTCATCAGCCATGGCAATTTAAATTTTACAGCATAAAAATTACATATACTGTTGAACGGACCCCTGAGGATAATGGTGCTTACTTGCTGGCAAGACCACCCCCTGGTGGCAAAGGGGGCATGCCGCTGTCAGTGGACAAGTTCCTCATCACCGTTACCAGATCTGGAAACCCCTCCTCCCCTGGTCGAGACAGCATCTCTAAAACAGCACCAGACATGTTGTTACACAAGTGCCTGTTAACAGAGCTGATGACAGCCATGAACATCTGTGcaaagacaggagagagagagagagcagaacaacaggaggagggagaccaaaaatgtgacaaatgaggAGAAAGGAAGTGAAGATGGAAAACATAAATGAATTTGTGGAAGTGAGTGTGTCTGAGACAAGGAAAGGGAGAAAGATGGTGACAGAAAGAGGCCTGCAACTGAGCTGAGTGGCATGAGGCCAAGATAATGTTCCGCCAGAGAATTCCTCTCCCTCTATTTTGTTCTattccctctctcctctgtcttccAGTACTAGACAGTACCCTAAGCCAAACATCTAGTCTGCTTTACACAAACAATGTTTGAACTTCCGAACTGTATGTAGAAAAGTGGAATGGTTTAACTAATTTTAGCGTGCTTTTCAGCCCATATGAATTTACATTATTATAGCAAATAATTACTTCTCTCTTTCATCTGCATTTCAAAGTCTTAGGGAAGATATTGGGGCCTATTTTTCCATACTGTATATCAAGACAACACTTGTATCAGacaggtaaaaacaaaacattcctcagagctTTAAATGCACGcatccagacacacacacacacacaaagttgaAACTAGAAAGAAAAGGCGCAGAGAGTACAGCAAAGGAGCAAGGAATCCATTCCAACAAGAcagtgaatgtttgagtgaggGAAGGGAGATGCAGTTAGGGAGGGAAAGGGAGGAGAAGAGTGAATAAAGAGGGGAGATGTTTGCTGAAGTGGAAAGGGAGGTCATGATGGTGTCATTCTTCTCCTGTGAGCTTGAGCAAATTTGGCTGGAGGTTAGACAGCAGTGAGTGGCAAGGTCAGTCAGTCGAGGGAATATACAGCTTTGATACACAGTTTCAGTTGAAATAAGATCGGTGTAATAGCGGCAAAAcatctttaaatataaaaatggttATCAAGGAGAGTTTAAGTCCCTAGCTAtctgtacatttattttttcaacagcctatttaaattaaattttatgttCACTTTAAGCCTCAAAAAGACTATTAATAACCAAGTCTTGCCATTTTCCTCCATCCAGTCACTCTCACCTTCAACTTGAGACTCCAGATAATTATTGAGCTCAGTGTCTTTCCTCACAGCTTCCTCCGACACTTTGGGAGCATTGGGCAAACACACTAACACAACACTCATGTTATCCCGACTCCCCTAAGATGgaccagaaaagagaaaaagaaagaaagagcaggtTAAGAGAAAACAAAGTTGTGTAGTTCTAATGtttcatgaaaaacaaataagcaaTAACAATGCATTTTTTCCATTATAATCTATTGACTTCAAGCAGATAACAGGTGCTGGTCAGGATCAAGGAGGAACCTGCAAGTCATCTTTCAAGCGTTTCATACTTCAAAAGGTCTGTACTTCATTCTTTGCATTTTTACTTTGTCCTTTTTCTAAGACTGCCAAAACAATTtctctcattttgtttttcttgaagGAATGTTTAGCCAAGTCCCTGATCCATTAAAGCTGTTACAATTAGTTTTTGTTCAAACAAACATCTCTTTGGAACTTTTTCTTCATCATATACTTTTCCTCTGTATCAGGAAATTCAAATGGCCTTCTTGCtgacaaaattattttacacatttaagcCTTTAGAAAGCAGTGGATGTGACACCAACATATACAAATGACAAGCTCCAAAACAAATAAGTACATACCTTGTGCAGACAAGTGTCCACCACTTCATTGCAGACTTTCTCCAGGTCGTCACACACCTCAAGCCTCGATTTCACAAACTCGCACAGCTCCTCATTGGACATGACATCCCAGATGCCATCACATGCCAGAATCACAAACTGATCCTGTTCCGGTGCCCGAACCATCACAAACACCTCTGGTTCAGGGCTAACCAGCTGCTCTGTGGGACCTTTGCCATCCACACACTTGTAATCATAGTCCCCCAAGGCCCTCGATACAGCCAGTGACCCATTAACCCTTTGAATCATCACTGAACCACCAGCATTCTGGATGCGCTCTCTCTCACGTGGGTTGCAAGGCTTGTGGTCAAGTGTGGAGAAGCACACCTGTGAATTGCGGTACAGAACAGCTCGAGAATCCCCACAgttaatgaaaaagaaatgatcaGGTGACAGAagaattcccactgctgtggaGCCACTGCGGTCCATGCCATTTCGAAGGTCGGAGAAGCTGCGCATGTGCTCATCTATTTTCAGGAAGCCTGTCCGGATGCCAGCCTTCACAGCCTCCACTGCAGGAGGAACTGGTGCTGGAGGGTTGGACACATCTGATCCAGACTGAGAGCTTTGTGTGTTTCCAGCCCCTAAGCTAGCAGTGATTATGTGTTCCAGAAGATGCTTGGAGCAGTAATTGGCAACTTTTGAGCCTGCATGGCCATCGTACACAGCAAAAAAGGACCAGTCAGTCATACCAGGAGCTGGAAGCCCCAAAACAGCTGTATGAGCATCCTCCATCTCCACCCGCCAGCCCTGCATGGAGCTTAGCCCATAGCGCAGGCCATTGCCCGCGCCATGTGAATTATACTTCTCTGTTTTGGGCTTGTCCAGGAACGCACCCATGGCTCTTCACTGGGAGACCCAATGCTACCtgtgagaaaacacaacagaaagacaaacaggGGACACAGGAAGAAAATCAGACAATGAGACAGGACTGAACAGTTAAATATTTCTCTACTATGCTGGCAAATTATAATACAGTTTAATTTATTCACTGTCAACACTGTCCATTTTGGTAGATTTCAGGAAAGATGCAGAAACTGCTGTCTCAAGCAAAGCACTCATCACTGGGTACAATGTGTTGTCAAACTCCATTAGATTTATAGTAGCATTATGTAAAAATTGCTTGCTGATGTAACTTCTTGACAAACAATGGCTTATAGCTTCATTCAGCTTAATTGCATCAGCATCAATATATGCAAACTGACAAATGCAGACTGACTTTTTCCAAACCATCAATGAAGGCTCAAATATACTAACAGCCAATCATATCAACCATTAacttgtgtgaaaaagtaattataTAAAATTACACTTTCAATCTTCATGAACGGTAATGACATTAAGGAAAAGTCTTAGAAATCTTAAAGATTTGCATAAAACAACTAAGGGAGGATAAACAGTGTTCTCTTGCATTATGTTCAAGCTTTCAAAGTCTTAACAGTTTCTTGATATCTAGCCATCTTTGGCTGCTTTACAGCCATTATCTCCTGTTCAATTTTGGCtgtcatacagaaaaaaaataaataaatcctaccatattcattttttttcatatcaggTGATAGTTATGTATCACAATATGAATCAAACAATCATTTCTGCCAAGCTTAAAGATTCATTTTTACTCCTAAGATATAAAgtcaattttaatttaaatatttgttttctgtcagaAGCTGAACATGATAAATATAGTGCAGAACATTATATATCTGTATTTTAAACAATATATTTTCAAATCTTAATTCTGACCAATCAAAAGCCTCAAGTGTGACAGAAGAACACAAAGTGAAAAACTAAATCTTTTGGTCTCTTCCAAATAATGTagatattaatataaaaataaaaaattaataaattaataattaattaatataaattacattaattaatagaaaataaaattgggagaaaaaaacaaaacaaaaacaatacctTTTTAATTGTTGGAGAAACAACcccacaaataaacacacac
This is a stretch of genomic DNA from Archocentrus centrarchus isolate MPI-CPG fArcCen1 chromosome 15, fArcCen1, whole genome shotgun sequence. It encodes these proteins:
- the ppm1ba gene encoding protein phosphatase 1B — protein: MGAFLDKPKTEKYNSHGAGNGLRYGLSSMQGWRVEMEDAHTAVLGLPAPGMTDWSFFAVYDGHAGSKVANYCSKHLLEHIITASLGAGNTQSSQSGSDVSNPPAPVPPAVEAVKAGIRTGFLKIDEHMRSFSDLRNGMDRSGSTAVGILLSPDHFFFINCGDSRAVLYRNSQVCFSTLDHKPCNPRERERIQNAGGSVMIQRVNGSLAVSRALGDYDYKCVDGKGPTEQLVSPEPEVFVMVRAPEQDQFVILACDGIWDVMSNEELCEFVKSRLEVCDDLEKVCNEVVDTCLHKGSRDNMSVVLVCLPNAPKVSEEAVRKDTELNNYLESQVEEMLSRPGEEGFPDLVTVMRNLSTDSGMPPLPPGGGLASKRSVIEAVYNRLNPYREEDGSGADLEYHW